In the Thermodesulfovibrionales bacterium genome, GTCTCCATACAGACCATACCCTGTGTGAGGAGGTTGATAAACGGTTCGCTGAAATTAATAATTCCAAGGTCTCTCATAACTTTTGTAAAAAATCTCGAATATAGCAGGTGGAGAACTGCATGTTCTATACCACCAATATATTGATCAACTGGCATCCAGTAGGATAAAGGCTCAAGGTCAGAAAGGAAATCCAGCTTCCTGCCATTTTCTAAAAGACAGTAAGCAAGGAAATACCAGGAGGAATCAACAAAGGTGTCCATGGTATCTGTTTCCCTGCGTGCCATAGAATTGCAAACAGGGCATTTTGTCTTTAAAAATTCTTCTGATTCAAGAAGAGGAGAACCACCTCTACCAGTAAATTTCACATCTTCAGGAAGGATAACAGGAAGGTCCTTTTCAGGGACCGGTACTATTCCGCATCTGTCACAGTAAATAATGGGTATGGGTGTGCCCCAGTAGCGCTGTCTTGAAATACCCCAGTCTCTTAGTCTGTAATTTATCTTTCTTGAACCTATACCTTTTTCTTCAAGGTATTTTATTATCTCTTCTCTTGCCTTTTGAGAAGGAAGTCCAGAAAATATACCCGAGTTAATAAGATAACCCTCATCTTCATAAGCAGATTCAAGTACTTGAGGGATTCTATCTTTATCTGGCACAATTACAATCTCGATAGGAAGATTATACTTCTTTGCAAAATCAAAATCCCTCTGGTCATGGGCAGGAACACTCATTATTGCTCCTGTGCCGTATTCCATGAGAACAAAGTTTGCTACATAAACAGGTACCTTTCTGCCATTTACAGGATTTATTGCATAGTATCCTGTAAAATAGCCGGGCTTAATTAAAGGATCTCCATAATATGACTTAAGTTCCTGGAGAATCTCTTTTTTATTTACAAGCCTTTCACTTAATGGATGATTGGGAGCAAGGCATACAAAGGTGCATCCCCACAATGTATCAGGCCTTGTTGTGAATATGAGAATATCTTCATTTACCCCATCAATCCTGAATCTGACCTCAGCACCCTCGCTCCTGCCAATCCAGTTCTTTTGCATGGTGATAACCCTTTCTGGCCATCCCTTCAGTGAATCAAGGTCCTTAAGCAGCTCTTCAGCATAGGCAGTGATTTTAAAAAACCACTGCTCGAGCTCTTTCTGGATGACCTGTGAGTCACATCTCCAGCACTTACCATCAATAACCTGTTCATTGGCAAGCACTGTCTCGCAGGAAGGACACCAGTTAACAAAAGATGCTTTTCTGTAGGCAAGTCCTCTTTCATAGAGCTTAAGAAAGAACCACTGATTCCACTTATAATACTCTGGATGGCATGTGGCAAGTTCCCTCTGCCAGTCATAGCTGAGACCGAGTTTTTCAAGCTGGTTTTTCATGTATTCAATGTTTTCATAGGTCCACTTTGCAGGATGCACTCCATGTTTTATTGCAGCATTTTCTGCAGGAAGCCCGAAGGCATCCCATCCCATGGGATGAAGTACATTGTAACCATTCATCCTCATGTATCTTGCGATTACATCACCTATTGCATAATTTCTCACATGACCCATATGAATCTTTCCTGATGGATAGGGAAACATCTCAAGACAGTAAAATTTCTTCCTCCTCAGGTCTGTTTTTGTTTTAAAAATATCTCTTTCTTTCCAGATTTTTTGCCACTTTGGTTCTATATCCCGGTGATTATATTTATCAGGCAAGTCTGGCACCTCCCTTTTTTCAACTTTATTGAAAAACCTCTTGTATTTTACCATATCTTTTCAGGATGGCAATAAAAACATAACCTCTTGTGTCTTTTTTTGATATAATTAACATGTAAAGCGGAGGAGGTAAGGAACTTTGGAAGAAAGAAGGCGTTATCCAAGGATTACAGTTGAGGGTATAAGTGGAAGGATGCTCTGTGCTGAGAAGGCTAAGGTACTAAATATAAGCCTGGGCGGTATGGCAATAGAGATCTCAAAAAGACTGGAGATAAACAGAGAGTATTCACTTAAACTTGAAAGCAAAGGCGATAGATTTGATTTCAGAGGTAGAGTTGTTTGGGCATCCCTTGTTGGAAGTCTTAAGGGTAACCGTGGAGATATAATTCCTGTTTATCACGCAGGACTTAAGTTTGTAGATCTCTTTAACGAAAAGGCTCAAAAACTTATTGAATTTATAGAGCGTCACAGGATGGGTGAGAGTAAATTTGAAGACAGGATAGAGGGTCTCAGATTCAAGGTAAAGTCCCTTGAGGGTGTAATTGTTGATTATCCACGTAACTATAAAGTAAAGATAATAAGCCTTGGCGGGATGCTCATAGAGCTTCAAGAGGCCTTCGAGATTAACAGGGTATTTCCAATGGAGATTATCATTCCAGGCGGTCTGAAGATTGAAGTAACAGGACGGATAGCTTCCTGTAATCAGAATGAAAAAAATAAAGATCTTTATGATACAGGAATAGAGTTTATTAACATGAATCCAGAGGACAGAAATAAACTTTCTGATTTTCTTAAATCTTTAGGGATATAAAAGCAAGGACCTTTATAGGTCGGGGTAGTAAAAATCATTTAGCCGGATTCATTCACTCTCTACTTTATTACCTTTCCTGCTTTCTGTTCTGTAGAGGTGGAAGGCGCAATCAGGACCGAGCAGATTTCTGGCTGAATCACGAGGGATCTTAATCCTGCCAAAAAGGATTAGTCTCCTGTAGAAGGTTTTTAACCTTAGTATTTCTGCTTTTGGATTTTTGAATTTTTCCACAAACTATTTTATCATTTTTTGTATGGTCATTTTAAATTGCGACTTTCAGTTTGAGCTAAGGTATAATAATCTAAGCGAGAGTGGCGGAACTGGCAGACGCGCTGGACTTAGGATCCAGTGGGGTAACCCGTGGGGGTTCAACTCCCCCCTCTCGCATTACAGAGCATAGATAATTAAATTTAGCCTGCCAGTTTATGAGCTCGGAGAATTTATGAGGCTGACAGAAAAAGTAAAAGCAGCTGGTTGAGCAGCAAAGATAGGTCCGTCGGACCTTGAAGGCTTGCTCAGCGACCTGGATTTTCATTTATCTCCCTCTGTTATTGTAGGACCGGGAGATGATGCAGGAGTTTTTATTCTCGAAGAAAAGTGGATTAAAAATGGTGAGTGGGCTTTTGTAGAAACAGTGGATATAATTACTCCTCTTGTTGATGATCCCTTTCTCTTTGGTGCAATAAGTGCTACAAATTCCTTAAGTGACATCTATGCCATGGGCGGTAGACCCCTTACAGCTCTTGCCATACTCGGATACGATCCCTGTGATTTTGATAGGAATACAATAAAGGAGATCTTAAGGGGTTGTATCAGCCAGCTTGAACTTGCAGGAGTAAGCCTTCTTGGTGGTCATACAGTTGAGGATCCAGAGGTTAAGTTTGGCCTTTCTGTTACAGGTATTGTTTTAAAGAATGAGATTTTAAGAAAAGAAGGTGCCATGCCAGGAGATCTGCTCTGCCTTACAAAACCCCTTGGCACAGGTCTTGCGACAACTGCTTTAAAAGCACAGCGGCTTTCTGAAGAATGGTTCAGCGAAGTCCTCTCATGGATGCTAATGCTTAATGATAAGGCAAGGGATATAGCTCTCAAGGCAAAAGCAAGGTCCTGTACTGATATAACAGGATTCGGGCTTCTGGGTCTGTCTCAATATGATTTCTCAAAGTCCTGTGGACTACCATCTCTTCTTTGAAAGGATTCCAAAATTTTCCTTTGTAAAGGAGCTTATAAGCTCAGGGTTTGTGCCCAGGGGTTCTTATGATAATCTTAATTTCTGTAGAGAAAAAATCATTTCAAAACTCGATGAAGATGATCTTCTTGTGCTTTCAGATCCCCAGACCTCAGGAGGGCTGCTTTTTTCAGTGGCTCCAGAAAATCTCTCACTTATTGAAGGTTCAGGTGTCTTTTTTTCTGTTATCGGTGAGGTCAAAGACGGTTCTGGCAGAATATACATTCATTGAGCTATGAGGTAGGGGTTGTATCAAGAAAAAAGAGTCAGTATCTTACTTCTTCTCCACAGTCATCTTCCTTTTTTAAGAGAATGCCAAATAAAAGAGCCTGTAGAAGAGACATGGTTTTTTGAGGCAGTTATTGAGTCTTATATTCCCCTGATCAGAATATTTGAAGAACTTGCCGAAAGAAAGGTGACCTTCAGGGTAGTGCTTTCTCTCAGCCCAACCCTCCTTGAGATGTTAGATGATCCCTATTTAATGAACAGATTAAAAGAACACCTTAATAATTTAGATTCCCTAATTAAAAGAGAACTTAGAAGAAAAAAAAGGACTGTTTTTTATGAGATTGTAGAATTTTACAGAAAAAGGATTGAAGAAACAGATTACTTTTTAAGAAGGAGAAAAATAACAAAAGCCTTTCAGGATCTGGCAAAGAATGGTTATCTTGACCTCATTACAACAGCAGCAACCCATGCCTATTTACCTCTTTTTTCTTCCTATCCCCATGTGGTGTGGCTTCAGATTAAAACAGGACTTGAAATATTCAGAAGACATATCAAATTAAGGGGTGGTGCTCTGCAGGGTTTCTGGCTTCCTGAATGCGGTTATTATGAAGGATTGTTCCCCTTGCTTAGAAAGGCGCACATAGACTGGACCGTGCTTGAAGCACATGGCATAGTATTTGGTAGGCCTGTGCCTCCTGAAGGAATTTTCAGACCTGTTTTATCTCCAGAAGGCATACTTCTTTTTGCAAGAGATGCAGAGACATGCAGATTTGTATGGTCAAAGGACATAGGCTATCCAGGCAATCCATGGTATCGCGATTTTTATAAGGATGTTTGCTATGAGTTAAGTGACAGTGAGTGGAGGCTCTTCAGGAAGGATGGTATAAGACACCATACTGGCCTCAAATATTATAGAATTGGAGGCAAGGAGAAAAAACCTTATATAAGGGAAAAAGCATTGAATATTGCCAATCTTCATGCAGTAGATTTTGTTAAAAAACTTGAAGCAAGGGCCTCTCAGGCAATGGAATTAACAGAGAGACCTGTTATAGTCCTTGCCTTTGACACAGAACTTTTTGGGCACTGGTGGTTTGAGGGACCTGAGTGGTTGAAAAAAATAATAGAACTTATTGCAGTGAATGATAAATTAAGACTAATAATACCCGAGGATGTATTAGATAATAACTCTCGGTTCAGAGAGGTTTTACCCGTTTCTTCAAGCTGGGGTGAAGGTGGATTTAACAGCACATGGTTATCAAAGGAGAATTCAGCCTACGTAAAGGCTATTTACAGAGCTATTGAAGAAGCACCAGCTTCAATATTTAAATCATCGAATGCCCGCCCTTTCAGAAAGCCTTCAGCCCTGAGAGAATTCCTTCTCATGCAGTCAAGTGATTTTCTATTTATGCTTAAAAGGGATGAGAATTCCAAAAGATATGGTGAGAGAAGACTTAAGGAACACCTGATGGCCTTTTATAAGGCTCTATTTTGAACGCTGGAAAAGTTTTTCGTATTCATATTTTTTAAGATATTCCACGAACTCGTTTGCTGCGGAGGTTAGTACAGGATTTTTATGAATCAGGGAAAAATCTCTTGTGAGTCTTTCTTCTTTTAAGGGAATCATCCTGAGTGTACCTCTGCTGACCTCTCTTCTTACAGCCCATTTTGAAACAATTGAAATCCCTGCTCCATCCTCGACAGCTTCTTTTATAGCCTCTGTTCCACCCAGGACAGCTACAACATTAAGATCTGAGACTGATATTCCAAATTTTAAAAAATATTTTTCTATAACCTGCCTTGTGCCAGAACCCTCCTCCCTGAGTATAAATGGTTCATTAACGAGTTCATGAACTGATACACTCTTTCTTCCCGAAAAAGGATGGTCAGAAGATACAATAACCACAAGTTCATCTTTTAATATCCTATCTGCCTTTAATTTATATTTAGAGACATCTCCCTCAACAAGCCCGAAATAAACAATCCCGTTATTAAGATGATCAACTATCCTCTTGGTGTTTCCTATCAACACATGAAATCTTACTTTTTTATTTATCTTTTTAAAATCAGATATAATAGACGGAAGTAGATAATTTGCTATCGTGGTACTTGCACCTGCCCTGATGCTGCCCTTAATAAGGCCTGTAAGACTTGCTATTTCCCGTTCAGCCTGGGCATAAAGACCCAGTATCTGTTTTGCATACCTGTAAAGTATCTCTCCTGCTGGTGTGAGAGTTACGGTGGAGCTTGACCTGTCAAAAAGTTTAGTATCATAGATTTCCTCAAGAGCCTGAATCTGAAGGCTGACAGCAGGCTGGGTTAGATGGATGATTTCAGATGCCTTTGAAAAACTTTTTGTCTCAGCTACTGTGCAGAATACCTTTAATCTGTGATCGTCCATAGCCATCCTTTCTTATAAGTTTATTATTATAGCTTATAACTGCTTTTCTTTCAATGCCTGCCTGGCAAGGCTATCAGCCTTTCTGTTTTCCTCTCTCGGGATATGTGTTATAGTGTAAGCCTTAAACAAACCAAGAAGTCTGTTCACCCTCTGCCATAAAGCTAACAGTTTTTTATCCCTGACCTTATAGAGACCCTTTATCTGTTTCACCAGGAGCTCTGAATCTGAGTAGATCTCTACGGCCTCTGCTTTTAACCTGTGTGCAGCTTCTAGTCCAGCTATCAATGCCATATACTCTGCTATGTTGTTTGTTGCTCTACCAATAGGCCTGGAAATCTCTATCTCTTTTTTATCTTCTGCAATGACAACACCAATACCAGCAGGACCCGGATTCCCTCTTGAGGCACCATCGCTGAATATCTTCACTGTTTTCATCAACAATTCAGGTTTGAGATAAAAATAACCTGCATATCAAACTTGACCGAACTTATTAAGAAGAGGGTTTCCAGTAAAGTATTCTTTTGCATTGAGGACACTGAATAAGTCTGTCATTTTTTTTGATCTCAACATATAACTGAGGTGGTATATTAAGATAACAGCCCTGGCATATTGAATCTACTGCAACTGTAACAGCCAGCCCTTTGCCCTTTTCAAGAAGAGACATATAAAGCTCGTAATCTCCTGGATCTATCTCCCCAACCAGCACCGAGCGCTTATGCCTCAGTTCATCAAGGTTTTTTTCCTTTTCTTCCTTAAGCAAAAGGAGTTCTTTCTTTCTTTTTTCAAGTTCGGCTTCTTTTTTCTTTAATTCTGCCTCCTGTGTCCTTAGCTCTATTTTGACCTCTTCAGTAAGTTCCATAAGATTAAGTATTTCATCCTCAATTTTTAACTTTTCCTTTTCCGCACCCTCTATCTCGCTAAGAAGGGCCTGATATTCCTTATTCGTCTTTATCTCAGGGGTCCTTGCCTTGAGTTTTTTAATCTTCTCTTCAACATCATCCAGTTCCCTTTCCTTCTGTTTTTTCTTTTTTTCAAGCTCTGCAAGTCTTTGCCTGGCTTTTTCAGTTTCCTTCTGGATTTTTTCGGATTGAGCGGAAATATCTGAAATACCTGCTGGTATATCTGTCTCTACCTCTTTTGTTCTCTGAAGGATAGTATGGTCAAGTTCCTGAAGCTCAATAAGTTTTTGAAGCCTGGGCAGCACAGATTCTCCTTTTTTCTTTCGAAGGCTTATGGTGGGCCCACCAGGACTCGAACCTGGGACCAACCGGTTATGAGCCGGTAGCTCTACC is a window encoding:
- the leuS gene encoding leucine--tRNA ligase, with product MPDKYNHRDIEPKWQKIWKERDIFKTKTDLRRKKFYCLEMFPYPSGKIHMGHVRNYAIGDVIARYMRMNGYNVLHPMGWDAFGLPAENAAIKHGVHPAKWTYENIEYMKNQLEKLGLSYDWQRELATCHPEYYKWNQWFFLKLYERGLAYRKASFVNWCPSCETVLANEQVIDGKCWRCDSQVIQKELEQWFFKITAYAEELLKDLDSLKGWPERVITMQKNWIGRSEGAEVRFRIDGVNEDILIFTTRPDTLWGCTFVCLAPNHPLSERLVNKKEILQELKSYYGDPLIKPGYFTGYYAINPVNGRKVPVYVANFVLMEYGTGAIMSVPAHDQRDFDFAKKYNLPIEIVIVPDKDRIPQVLESAYEDEGYLINSGIFSGLPSQKAREEIIKYLEEKGIGSRKINYRLRDWGISRQRYWGTPIPIIYCDRCGIVPVPEKDLPVILPEDVKFTGRGGSPLLESEEFLKTKCPVCNSMARRETDTMDTFVDSSWYFLAYCLLENGRKLDFLSDLEPLSYWMPVDQYIGGIEHAVLHLLYSRFFTKVMRDLGIINFSEPFINLLTQGMVCMETLKCPSHDWLFPSEVKNDRCIHCGSPVERGRVEKMSKSKKNIVDPDDMIDKYGADTIRLFSLFAAPPEKDLEWSSAGVEGIYRFLNRLWNFVHQQKTVIKDLLPNTPPSFDHPLLRLTHRTIKRVTVDIEKEFHFNTAIAGLMEFLNELQDYMSGKTSITDQDRYSLRFAVENLLLLISPFAPHIAEELWSAIGNKFSILEHPWPSWNEELARESEYELVIQINGKLRSKIMIPEGLSDDLIRERALSEPRIRELISDSKIKNIVVAKKRLVNIVTGE
- a CDS encoding PilZ domain-containing protein translates to MEERRRYPRITVEGISGRMLCAEKAKVLNISLGGMAIEISKRLEINREYSLKLESKGDRFDFRGRVVWASLVGSLKGNRGDIIPVYHAGLKFVDLFNEKAQKLIEFIERHRMGESKFEDRIEGLRFKVKSLEGVIVDYPRNYKVKIISLGGMLIELQEAFEINRVFPMEIIIPGGLKIEVTGRIASCNQNEKNKDLYDTGIEFINMNPEDRNKLSDFLKSLGI
- the selD gene encoding selenide, water dikinase SelD; this translates as MGPSDLEGLLSDLDFHLSPSVIVGPGDDAGVFILEEKWIKNGEWAFVETVDIITPLVDDPFLFGAISATNSLSDIYAMGGRPLTALAILGYDPCDFDRNTIKEILRGCISQLELAGVSLLGGHTVEDPEVKFGLSVTGIVLKNEILRKEGAMPGDLLCLTKPLGTGLATTALKAQRLSEEWFSEVLSWMLMLNDKARDIALKAKARSCTDITGFGLLGLSQYDFSKSCGLPSLL
- a CDS encoding DUF1957 domain-containing protein translates to MYQEKRVSILLLLHSHLPFLRECQIKEPVEETWFFEAVIESYIPLIRIFEELAERKVTFRVVLSLSPTLLEMLDDPYLMNRLKEHLNNLDSLIKRELRRKKRTVFYEIVEFYRKRIEETDYFLRRRKITKAFQDLAKNGYLDLITTAATHAYLPLFSSYPHVVWLQIKTGLEIFRRHIKLRGGALQGFWLPECGYYEGLFPLLRKAHIDWTVLEAHGIVFGRPVPPEGIFRPVLSPEGILLFARDAETCRFVWSKDIGYPGNPWYRDFYKDVCYELSDSEWRLFRKDGIRHHTGLKYYRIGGKEKKPYIREKALNIANLHAVDFVKKLEARASQAMELTERPVIVLAFDTELFGHWWFEGPEWLKKIIELIAVNDKLRLIIPEDVLDNNSRFREVLPVSSSWGEGGFNSTWLSKENSAYVKAIYRAIEEAPASIFKSSNARPFRKPSALREFLLMQSSDFLFMLKRDENSKRYGERRLKEHLMAFYKALF
- a CDS encoding selenium metabolism-associated LysR family transcriptional regulator, translating into MDDHRLKVFCTVAETKSFSKASEIIHLTQPAVSLQIQALEEIYDTKLFDRSSSTVTLTPAGEILYRYAKQILGLYAQAEREIASLTGLIKGSIRAGASTTIANYLLPSIISDFKKINKKVRFHVLIGNTKRIVDHLNNGIVYFGLVEGDVSKYKLKADRILKDELVVIVSSDHPFSGRKSVSVHELVNEPFILREEGSGTRQVIEKYFLKFGISVSDLNVVAVLGGTEAIKEAVEDGAGISIVSKWAVRREVSRGTLRMIPLKEERLTRDFSLIHKNPVLTSAANEFVEYLKKYEYEKLFQRSK
- a CDS encoding ribonuclease HI family protein — translated: MKTVKIFSDGASRGNPGPAGIGVVIAEDKKEIEISRPIGRATNNIAEYMALIAGLEAAHRLKAEAVEIYSDSELLVKQIKGLYKVRDKKLLALWQRVNRLLGLFKAYTITHIPREENRKADSLARQALKEKQL
- a CDS encoding C4-type zinc ribbon domain-containing protein; its protein translation is MLPRLQKLIELQELDHTILQRTKEVETDIPAGISDISAQSEKIQKETEKARQRLAELEKKKKQKERELDDVEEKIKKLKARTPEIKTNKEYQALLSEIEGAEKEKLKIEDEILNLMELTEEVKIELRTQEAELKKKEAELEKRKKELLLLKEEKEKNLDELRHKRSVLVGEIDPGDYELYMSLLEKGKGLAVTVAVDSICQGCYLNIPPQLYVEIKKNDRLIQCPQCKRILYWKPSS